TAATGGTAACTATATACCAGTTAGGACTGAAAAATAATTTGCAGTAAAAACCTACATTATAGATTTTTTCTATCAAACGCTTGTTTAACTAAGGATTTATTTTTATATTTGGGAAAATTTAAAAATAAAGACAAATGAAAAAATTAGAAAATTTATCCTTGACCGATGTGAAAACATCATTAGATTTTGCAAGAGAATTAAAAGCAGATGCAATTAAAGACTCGAAATTAATAACGAATGAAGCAACTGTGGATGGGCTTACAAGACTTGAAGAAAAGCTCCGTTCACACATGTTTTATCGTGTTAATGCATTAAGGTACTATGAATAAGGTGAAAATATTAACAACAAAAGCCACTCAATTAGGGTGGCTTTTTTAATTCTTTAAAATTATGGAAGAAAAAAAGTTTGACCCAAACAACCCGCTTCGCAAAGTCTCTGACTTTGTGGAGGTGTTAGTATGGCCGCCCGAGTGAAGCCTGCGTGAGGGATAGAGCCGATATCCTGCGGAGGAACGGAGCAGATAAAGGCGAAAGCCCGGCCACTGCATCGGCCAAAAGCTGGGGTGTGGCACGCCCGAATAAACGGCTCTCAAATTCCTCTTTTTTCATTGGCATATAAATCAGATTGCCTAAATTTGCGTGACAAATTTTCAAACAACAAAAAAATATACCATGAGTTCATTTGATGTAGTCGTTATAGGTTCCGGCCCCGGCGGTTATGTGGCAGCAATCCGTTGCGCACAATTGGGTTTCAACACTGCTATTGTAGAAAAATATCCAACCCTTGGCGGCACCTGCCTTAATGTAGGCTGTATCCCTTCTAAGGCGCTGCTCGATTCGTCGCACCATTACCACGATGCTACATCGCATTTTAAAGAGCACGGCATCGATATTGCCGGCGAGATAAAAGTCAATTTTGAGCAGATGATCGCGCGCAAGCAGGGTGTTGTAGACCAGAACGTTACCGGCATCAAGTACCTGATGGACAAAAATAAGATTACCGTTCTTGAAGGCATAGGTTCTTTCGAAGATGCTACTCACATTAAGATAACTAAAGCGGATGGCGCATCAGAAACGGTTGAAGCAAAATATACTATTATTGCTACAGGTTCAAAACCATCGTCATTGCCATTCATTAAAATAGACAAAGAAAAAATAATCACTTCTACCGAAGCCCTTAAGCTGAAAGAGGTACCGAAACACCTTATCGTTATTGGCGGCGGCGTTATCGGGCTTGAGCTGGGCCAGGTGTACCTTCGCCTTGGCGCGCAGGTTTCGGTGGTGGAATACCTTGACCGCATAATACCGGGAATGGACGCAGGCTTATCAAAAGAGCTTACTAAAGTGCTTAAAAAGCAGGGCATGAAGTTCTACACGTCGCACAAAGTGAAGTCAGTAGAGCGTTCTGGTAAAGGTGTGCAGGTCCATGCTGAGAACGCCAAAGGAGAAACAATTACCCTTGATGGCGATTATGCATTGGTATCAGTAGGCCGCCGTCCATATACTGACGGGCTTAATGCTGAGGCTGCCGGAGTGAAAATTACCGAAAGGGGACAGGTTGAAGTGAATGATCACCTGCAAACAGCTGCATCTAACATTTACGCTATTGGCGATGTCATCAAAGGTGCAATGCTTGCCCACAAAGCAGAAGAAGAAGGCGTATTTGTTGCTGAAACTATTGCTGGGCAAAAACCGCATATCGACTATAACCTGATACCGGGCGTTGTTTACACATGGCCGGAAGTTGCTGCTGTAGGCAAAACCGAAGAGCAGTTGAAAGAAGCAGGAGTTGAGTACAAATCAGGCAGCTTCCCGTTCAAAGCGCTTGGACGCAGCCGCGCGAGCATGGACACTGATGGTTTCGTAAAGATACTAGCCGATGCCAAAACGGATGAAGTATTGGGCATCCACATGATCGGCGCACGTACAGCCGACCTCATCGCCGAAGCAGTAACAGCTATGGAATTTAAGGCATCTGCCGAAGATATCTCAAGGATGAGCCACGCACACCCAACGTATGCCGAAGCCGTTAAGGAAGCAGCGCTGGCGGCAACAGATAACAGGCCGATACATATATAAGTATTTTGCTTAAAATAATGAAACCCATCTGAAAGGATGGGTTTTCTGTTATATTTATTTTTCAAATTCATAAAATCCTTCAGGATCCCACTTGTAAAAATTGTCAATGATAGTATAGAAATCTTTACGACTGACATTTTGAGGTAGTATTTCCTTAGAAGTAAAAGAATTAAAAAACAGCCTGTAATCAGAAACATAATCATTGAATTCTTCGTTGCTCAAACTTTCGATCTCTTCCGGATTATTCGGGAAAGCCCTGGCCGCAATTTCATCAAACAGGTTCCGGTGTTCATAAGAGGTCTTGTCAGATTTCCCATACCACCCGTCACCATAAGTTTCCCACATAGATATAAGTCCAAGCAACCGCAAAGGGTCTGCGGCTACAATCTTCCTGTTGCCTTTTATGGCCCAATAATCGCCATAGAATTCTTCTCTATGATCAGGAAACAAAAATATCCTGTAGCCTTTGGACATGATCACCCTAAGCGTTGGATTATAGGTATTAAGATAATCGATTAGATGCAGGTTTCCCTCTTCTTCAAACCCTTCCATGCTACTGTATTTTTATTAGTTGTTCCCAAAAGTAATAAAATTTTTGAGGGGCAGGTTTAATCAGTATTTTTGATGATCAAAATAAACGCATTGAGAACTACCGCAACATTTATTATAACAGAACCTGCTGCTTTTAAACAACAACTGCTGCAATGGGCACAGCAGTTCCGAGAAGTGGTATTCCTGGACAGCAATAGCTATAAGCAACAGTATACATCCTATGATGCTGTACTGGCAGTAGATGCGCTCACTTCCATTAAAACCGATTACCACAATGCTTTTGATGCACTGAATGAATACCAACAGATCACTAAAGACTGGCTGTTTGGGTATCTTTCATACGACCTTAAGAATGACACAGAAAACCTGCAATCTGATAATTTCGACGGGCTTGGTTTTCCCGACTTGTTTTTCTTCCAGCCTAAAAAGTTGTTTTTGCTGAAAGGGAATGAACTGGAAATGCAGTATTTACGGATGTGCGATGATGAAATCCGATCAGACTTTGAAGAAATTACGAATTACGAATTACAAATTACGCCGTCAATCGACAACCAACAACCGACAACGATAAACCAGCGTATTTCCAAGGATAGCTATTTGGAAAAAGTGCAGCAAATGCTCGCGCACATCTATCGCGGCGACATTTATGAAGCGAATTTCTGTATGGAGTTCTATGTTGCAAATGCAGCTATTGATCCCGTTGATACTTACAAAAAACTAAATGCCGTTTCCGAGCCGCCGTTTGCTGTTTACTTTAAAAACTATAAGCATTATCTTATGTCGGCCTCACCGGAAAGGTATCTGCGAAAGGAGGAAAACAAAGTTATTTCGCAACCTATTAAAGGCACAGCAAGGCGCAGCGCTGACCCGGATGAGGATAATACTATTAAGAAGGAACTTGCCGCCAACGAAAAAGAACGTTCGGAAAATATAATGATCGTGGATTTGGTGCGCAATGACTTGTCGCGTACCGCAGCTAAAGGTTCGGTGGAAGTGGAAGAACTATGTGGGGCCTATACTTTTAAACAGGTACATCACCTTATTTCAACTGTGGTTTCGCAGGTTGCCGAAGGTTGTACCCCGGTAGATGTGATCTGTACTACATACCCCATGGGCAGCATGACGGGTGCTCCTAAAATATCAGCTATGGAAATCATTGAGAAACTCGAAGAAACAAAGCGCGGGCTGTACAGTGGGGCAGTAGGATACTTTACCCCGGATGGAGATTTCGATTTTAATGTGGTGATACGCAGCATCCTTTATAACGCGGAAAACAACTATGTATCTTTTTCTGTGGGAAGCGCTATTACATCAAAAGCAATACCTGAACTTGAGTATGAAGAGTGCTTGTTAAAAGCACGTGCAATGAGACAGGTACTGGAAAGTTAATCGTTGCAGAAAATTCCGTACTTTTGAAGATGCTTTCGAAATTCAGGGATCACCTCAATAACAATCTTTCTTTTCTAAAAGAGAAAAAGCTGCTCCTTGCTGTGAGCGGGGGTTTGGACAGCATGGTTTTAACGGATCTTTTACAGCAGTTAAACTATGACGTTTCTATCGCCCATTGTAACTTCAACCTCCGCGGAAAAGAAAGCGATGGCGATGAG
Above is a genomic segment from Flavobacterium album containing:
- the lpdA gene encoding dihydrolipoyl dehydrogenase, which translates into the protein MSSFDVVVIGSGPGGYVAAIRCAQLGFNTAIVEKYPTLGGTCLNVGCIPSKALLDSSHHYHDATSHFKEHGIDIAGEIKVNFEQMIARKQGVVDQNVTGIKYLMDKNKITVLEGIGSFEDATHIKITKADGASETVEAKYTIIATGSKPSSLPFIKIDKEKIITSTEALKLKEVPKHLIVIGGGVIGLELGQVYLRLGAQVSVVEYLDRIIPGMDAGLSKELTKVLKKQGMKFYTSHKVKSVERSGKGVQVHAENAKGETITLDGDYALVSVGRRPYTDGLNAEAAGVKITERGQVEVNDHLQTAASNIYAIGDVIKGAMLAHKAEEEGVFVAETIAGQKPHIDYNLIPGVVYTWPEVAAVGKTEEQLKEAGVEYKSGSFPFKALGRSRASMDTDGFVKILADAKTDEVLGIHMIGARTADLIAEAVTAMEFKASAEDISRMSHAHPTYAEAVKEAALAATDNRPIHI
- a CDS encoding anthranilate synthase component I family protein, producing MIKINALRTTATFIITEPAAFKQQLLQWAQQFREVVFLDSNSYKQQYTSYDAVLAVDALTSIKTDYHNAFDALNEYQQITKDWLFGYLSYDLKNDTENLQSDNFDGLGFPDLFFFQPKKLFLLKGNELEMQYLRMCDDEIRSDFEEITNYELQITPSIDNQQPTTINQRISKDSYLEKVQQMLAHIYRGDIYEANFCMEFYVANAAIDPVDTYKKLNAVSEPPFAVYFKNYKHYLMSASPERYLRKEENKVISQPIKGTARRSADPDEDNTIKKELAANEKERSENIMIVDLVRNDLSRTAAKGSVEVEELCGAYTFKQVHHLISTVVSQVAEGCTPVDVICTTYPMGSMTGAPKISAMEIIEKLEETKRGLYSGAVGYFTPDGDFDFNVVIRSILYNAENNYVSFSVGSAITSKAIPELEYEECLLKARAMRQVLES